One Streptomyces sp. CG4 genomic window, CTGCCGGCTGCACGACACGGCGGACGGGATACGGATCGAGGTCGAGGACCGGGACGGCGGCCCCGCACAGCCGACGGTCCGCCGCCCCGGCCCCGACGACCAGCACGGACGCGGACTGTTCCTGGTCGCCGCGCTGAGCCTCGACTGGGGTGTGACGCCGATACCCGGCCAAGCCGCCCGAGTCGTCTGGGCGGAGCTGTCGACCGACCCCGACGGAAACTGCCGTCCGGGCGCACCGACGCCCTGTCCGGGCACACCGCCCCGGTCATCCGGGCACTGCTGAAGCTGTCCTCCAGCCATCGCTGACACCACGTCCGCCGACCCGACCGCATCGCCCGCGGACCATCCCCCACTCGTCCGAAGGAATCCCATGCACCACACGGCACCCGTGCCCACCCCGGCCGCCGATCCCTCCTGGACCCGCACCCGCCCCAAGCCCGGCTCCCAGGAACAGGCGGGCTGACCCCGGGCACCCGTCACGGCACCTCCCCATGGCCTGCGCCCTCGGAACACGCCGAGCGGGGTGGGGTGGGGTGGGGGGCGGTTTCCGGACGGGGGGCGGCGCACATCTGGTGGGAAGGGAAGGGCGGTGACACGGTTCGGTCTCCGTGCTCGGTCCGCTCCTGACCTGATTGCCGCGCCGCCCCTACCCCCCACGCATCCCCCCACGCCAAGGCCCCTCCCGCGGCCTCACCCTCATCGCACCACCCCTCGCCCCTGCACCCACCTCGGCCCAGAACCACCGCCACCCACCCCCATCCACCTCACACCCGCCCCGCCTCCGCCCCACCACGCCGCCACACCCCCACCCCCACCTCGGCCGAAAGCCACCACCGCCCACACCCCCCACTCCCCCGCACCCGACGTCCTCCCCCTCATTCGGCCTCACCCTCACCGCACCACCCCCGCACCCCCGTCCCCACCCCGGCCCAAAACCACCGTCATCCAGGCCCCATCCGCCCCGACCCCCGGTAGATTCGCCGCCGGTGCGGGCCGTCCGCATCAGGCGGGGATCGGGGGTCGTGCCGGCTCCGGGTCCGTCGCGTGGTCGTGGCGTCGGGGGTGTGCAGGGTGGTGGTCTGGTCGGTGATCTGCCGGAGGCGGGCCGCGTCCGGGCTTCCCGTGCCCGGGCGGTGCCGGCCCGAGGCCGGTCGGCATGTCCTGGCCACCGAACGGCTGTTGCTGTTCACGCCCCGCACCCGGCTGGACGTGGCGGCGGCGCTCGCCGCCTGCGCCGATGCCGAGGCCCAGCGCTGGCTCGGCAGTCAGGCGGACGAGGCCCTGCCCGATCCCGGCGCCCGCAGGGCACTGCTCGCCTGGCGGCCGGCCGGTGACGACGGCCGCCGGATGCCCCGGAAGCTGGCCCAGCCGTACGCGCCCGGCCCGGACGACCCGCTGCTGCTCGTCTGTGTGCGCCGCTCCGACCTCGGCTATGCCGGCGCCCTCGAACTGGAGCACCGTACTGGCGAGATGGGCGGCTGGCTGGCCCCGGCCTGCCGCGGTCAGGGCCTGGGCGCGGAGCTGTTCCGCGCGGGCGCGACGCTCGCGCACACCCACGCCGGGCTGGCCACGGTCCGGGCCGGTGCGGAGCCCGGGAACACCGCGAGCCGCCGAGCCCTGGCCCACGCCGGCTTCGTACCGGACAAGGGGCCGCCCCGGCACACCCTGCCCGACGGCCGGGTGGTCGAGGCCGTCTGGCACCGCCACGACAGCGCGGCCGCCTCCCGCTGCCGCTGACCCGCCGCTCCGGCGCCGGACCGACGCCGCGAGCCACCCCCCACCCACCAACCCTCACGGAGAGCCGACGTGACAGACACCGGATCCAGCACAGACGCCGGATTCAGCCCGGAGCGGATCGACACCGGCAAGCCGCACTCCGCCCGGATGTACGACTGGTTCCTGGACGGCAAGGACCACTACGCCGTCGACGCCGAGGCCGCGGGCAAGGTGCTGGAGCTCTTCCCGGGCGTCAAGGACGCGGCCTGGGCCAACCGCGAGTTCATGCACCGGGCCGCCCGCCACGTCGCCCGCCAGGGTGTCGACCAGTTCCTGGACGTGGGCACCGGCATCCCCACCGAGCCGAATCTGCACCAGGTCGTGCAGGCGGTCGTCCCGAGTGCCCGGGTGGTGTACGCCGACAACGACCCGATCGTGCTGCGGCACGCCGAAGCCCTGCTGCACGGCACGCCCGAGGGCCGTACCACCTATCTGCACACCGACGTCCGCGAGCCGGAGCGCATCGTGGAGTACGCCCGCGAGCATCTGGACCTCACCCGGCCCGTCGGCCTGTCGCTGATCGCGCTGCTGCCGTTCGTCACCGACGAGCAGGACCCGTACGGCGTCGTCCGCACGCTGCTGGACGCCCTGCCCTCCGGCAGCCACCTGACGCTGTCCCACGGCAGCGCCGAGTTCGACCCGGCGATCCGGGAGCGGATCGAGGCGGTCTACCGTGCCGGCGGCACCCCGGTCCAGGCGCGCTCGCACGCCGAGGTGACCCGGTTCTTCGACGGCCTGGAGCTGTGCGATCCGGGTGTCGTACCGGCCACGAGCTGGCACCCGGAGCCGGGGATGCGGGTCCGGGAGGAGCAGCCGGTGTACGTCGGGGTGGCCCGAAAGCCCTGAACAGGGCGGGCAGGCATGAAGACCGTCGGCGGCGCCGCGCCGCCACCTCACCCGGGCGGCGGCCGAACGGGTGCGCTGAGGCCCACCGACCGAGCGGCCGGCCCGCGGGCGAGTGCTCAGTTCCCGACGCGCGTGTGGGTGTCCAACGCCTCGGCGGCGGTGCGCAGTTGGCGCGCCGCCGTGGTGCATGCGGCGGCCTGCCGCTCCAGCGCGGGCAGGCTCCACTCGGGGGCTGCCGGGCAGCCGCTGAGCGTGGCCGCGGTGGCGAGCAGCCGGCGGGCATAGCCGTCCATGAGGTCGGCGTCGGCCCGCAAGGTGTCGACGTGCGCGAGGAGTTCGTCGGCCGAGGCCGTGATCGCTCGGGGGGACTCGGTCACCATGGCGGCTTCCCTTCGACAGAAGCAGGGGTACAGGGGCGGGGGTGCACGAGCGGGGGACGTCAGCGCGGCAGGACGGCGCCGGCGCTGCGGTGGGCCAGGAACTGGGGGCAGGCCACGACGAACAGGGGCCGGGCCGTGTCGAGGCCGAGCCGGCGCAGCTGTCCGGCGAGGGGTTCGGCCGCCGCGGTGTCCAGCCGCAGCCGGACGCCGGTGCCGGGGTGCAGCCGCGGCCTGCCGTGGGTCCGGACGAGGGTGCGTACGGTGCTCTCGCCCCGGCGGCCGTAGCGGACCCGATCGGCTTGCGGACAGCGGACGCCGGGTCCGATCCGGCCCTCGACGGTGAGCCCGAGGTCCCGGGAGCGGACGTCGATCTTCCGGCCCGTCAGGTCGGCCTCGGCGGTCGTCCGCTGCGCGGGCTGGCCCCAGATCTCCCGGGCGACCACTCGGGCCTCCTCGCTGGTCACGGCGAGGGAGAGGACGTATCGGCCGGTGCGGCGCAGGTCGGGGCGGCGCAGCAGGTCCGCTGCGATGTCGTACGGGCGGGGCCGCCACAGGTCGTCGACCAGGACGGACAGGGCGATCTCGGCGTACGGGCCGATCGTGCTGCAGCGGTGCTCGTGGAGCGACAGCACGGCGAACGCCCGCCGGCCCAGTCGGCTCGGAGCCAGCCACGGGACGTCCGGGAGCAGGGCGCGCGCCGTGTCGGCGGCGACGGGGTAGCAGAGGTGGGCGGCGGAGGAGTCGTAGTAGCGCACCGGCACGTCGACCGGGCCGGCCGTGGTCGGGACCGAGCCGGTCGGCAGGGTGAGGAACGGGTGGCCCTCGGGCGGGTGGGCGCGGTCCTTGAGCCGGTAAGCCCGGGTGCGCACTATCGGGCCCCGGTACGGTGTGAGCGCCTCGTCGACGGCCTCGCGGGCTTCGGGAACGACCGTGCGCAGGTGCTCGATGTACTCGCGGAGCATGTGGCACAGCGGGAACTCGCGGGTGGGCCCGGCGTAGTCGACCTCGTAGCGGTTCGGGCGGGGGGCGGACCTGGCGTGCGGGTCGTGCTGCGCGTGCGGGTCGGACTGCCCCGCTGGGACGGACTTCGCGTGTGGGTCGTACGCGGAGCTCGCGTCCCGGCCGTCCTGGACGGGCATGATGTCGTGCTGGTTGGTGATGCCGGCGGCCCAGGTGCGCGGATCGGCGGGGCGGCGGTCGCCGACCGGGCAGCCGACGGAGACGACGTGCGTGACCCGGTAGGTGTCGCAGAACTCCTCGTCCTGGGCGAGGTTCAGCATCG contains:
- a CDS encoding GNAT family N-acetyltransferase codes for the protein MVVWSVICRRRAASGLPVPGRCRPEAGRHVLATERLLLFTPRTRLDVAAALAACADAEAQRWLGSQADEALPDPGARRALLAWRPAGDDGRRMPRKLAQPYAPGPDDPLLLVCVRRSDLGYAGALELEHRTGEMGGWLAPACRGQGLGAELFRAGATLAHTHAGLATVRAGAEPGNTASRRALAHAGFVPDKGPPRHTLPDGRVVEAVWHRHDSAAASRCR
- a CDS encoding SAM-dependent methyltransferase, which gives rise to MTDTGSSTDAGFSPERIDTGKPHSARMYDWFLDGKDHYAVDAEAAGKVLELFPGVKDAAWANREFMHRAARHVARQGVDQFLDVGTGIPTEPNLHQVVQAVVPSARVVYADNDPIVLRHAEALLHGTPEGRTTYLHTDVREPERIVEYAREHLDLTRPVGLSLIALLPFVTDEQDPYGVVRTLLDALPSGSHLTLSHGSAEFDPAIRERIEAVYRAGGTPVQARSHAEVTRFFDGLELCDPGVVPATSWHPEPGMRVREEQPVYVGVARKP
- a CDS encoding acetoacetate decarboxylase family protein, producing the protein MRADGHAPGRSTPDSQDARGLLRRCAGDVVDVAEGIRAVSARTSTALFAPPLTAAARRRPRTGLVARWALLRAVMHQRGLGGAGNTTRQGMGQVLGAAGAVLGRESLAALVAVTSLRLRIAAVLAEHPEFARDPGMRRLAQAVTADRDPAAVRSLRALFRDREAQRALSGLAPLLAELPAVRTLLDEDPKNDETGRAGEGAAEAVELADQERQFIATEGSFLGFLRNIEALSTGGRILVQNVRGPDGVVRYVVQAPGLAPGHPRNDSPQDAAGAWRTPFTTDSPYIRSVLLALADYGIPRGADLALIGHGEGGLAMLNLAQDEEFCDTYRVTHVVSVGCPVGDRRPADPRTWAAGITNQHDIMPVQDGRDASSAYDPHAKSVPAGQSDPHAQHDPHARSAPRPNRYEVDYAGPTREFPLCHMLREYIEHLRTVVPEAREAVDEALTPYRGPIVRTRAYRLKDRAHPPEGHPFLTLPTGSVPTTAGPVDVPVRYYDSSAAHLCYPVAADTARALLPDVPWLAPSRLGRRAFAVLSLHEHRCSTIGPYAEIALSVLVDDLWRPRPYDIAADLLRRPDLRRTGRYVLSLAVTSEEARVVAREIWGQPAQRTTAEADLTGRKIDVRSRDLGLTVEGRIGPGVRCPQADRVRYGRRGESTVRTLVRTHGRPRLHPGTGVRLRLDTAAAEPLAGQLRRLGLDTARPLFVVACPQFLAHRSAGAVLPR